One Glycine soja cultivar W05 chromosome 2, ASM419377v2, whole genome shotgun sequence genomic region harbors:
- the LOC114396779 gene encoding ethylene-overproduction protein 1-like isoform X2, producing the protein MRDLKLVERFKSTQVHALNSEATSRRNKATVGARARAITIRSLVSKSKSNTTTTSTTTTTSAVANLVVPLQLPSADTLEPSIEPHLKPINLVEALSELYQRLECCCLQSEKKTSLCVEQFTLLRSLGDQKLLRRCLRTARQNAEDVLSKVVLSAWLRFERREDELEGVPSMDCGGGGGSCVLECPKVNLVKGFSSPCSINDRCQCPQGTKEEATSNEESVFLCLPDEEKKDVSFCIGIEEIDCVRWRIAALSDPFKAMLYGGFAESKMRKIDFSKNGICSKGMRAVEFYSRAKRLDFFCVMTVLELLSFANRFCCEEMKAACDAHLASTVGSADDALTLIDYGLEERAPLLVASCLQVLLRELPNSLHNSKVMNVFCSSEGRKRLAMVGYDSFLLYYFLSQVAMEEIMVSKTTVMLLERLGECAAERWQKALAFHQLGCVLVERKEYKEAQHSFEVAAEAGHVYSVAGVARTKYKQGQPYSAYKLISSLIFEHKPAGWMYQERALYNMGREKSFDLDVATELDPSLSFPYKYRALAKVEEKQIKDGILELDKIIGFKLSPDCLELRARMFIALKDYDSAIRDIRALLTLEPNYVTSNEKISGKYLVHLLSHVVQQKSQAECWMQLYEQWSSVDDVGSLAIIHQMLENEPGKSLLEFRQSLLLLRLNCQKAAMRSLRMARNHSSSMQERLIYEGWILYDTGYRDEALARADRSITIQRSFEAYFLKAYVLADTSMDPESASYVIELLEEALKCPSDGLRKGQIVVSLILQKHAMRMPLQLGTQELIKV; encoded by the exons ATGCGAGACCTGAAGCTAGTTGAACGCTTCAAGAGCACCCAAGTTCATGCCCTCAACTCAGAAGCAACTAGCAGAAGAAACAAGGCCACAGTGGGAGCCAGAGCCAGAGCCATCACAATCAGATCATTGGTGTCAAAGTCCAAATCCAACACCACAACAacgtcaacaacaacaacaacctcagcAGTTGCAAACCTCGTTGTTCCCCTTCAGCTCCCTTCTGCTGACACTCTCGAACCTTCCATAGAGCCTCACCTTAAACCCATCAACCTCGTGGAGGCCTTGTCTGAACTTTACCAAAGGCTAGAGTGTTGTTGCCTTCAGTCTGAGAAAAAAACATCACTTTGTGTGGAGCAGTTCACGCTTCTGCGCAGCCTCGGAGATCAGAAGCTTCTGAGAAGGTGTCTAAGGACAGCACGGCAAAACGCTGAGGATGTGCTTTCCAAGGTTGTGCTTTCGGCATGGTTGAGGTTTGAGAGGAGGGAGGATGAGCTTGAGGGTGTGCCTTCAATGgattgtggtggtggtggtggtagttgTGTTCTTGAATGTCCAAAGGTGAATTTGGTGAAAGGGTTTAGTAGTCCTTGTTCAATCAATGATAGGTGCCAGTGTCCACAAGGGACTAAAGAGGAAGCAACTAGCAATGAAGAAAGTGTGTTTTTGTGTTTGCCAGATGAGGAGAAAAAGGATGTTTCTTTTTGCATTGGGATTGAGGAAATTGATTGTGTTAGGTGGAGAATTGCAGCCCTATCTGACCCTTTTAAGGCCATGCTTTATGGTGGCTTTGCTGAGTCCAAGATGAGGAAGATTGATTTCAGCAAAAATGGGATATGCTCAAAGGGTATGAGGGCTGTGGAGTTTTACAGCAGGGCTAAGAGGTTGGACTTTTTCTGTGTCATGACTGTTTTGGAGCTTCTTTCCTTTGCCAATAGGTTCTGTTGTGAGGAGATGAAGGCTGCTTGTGATGCTCATTTGGCTTCAACTGTTGGAAGTGCTGATGATGCATTGACACTTATTGACTATGGATTGGAAGAGAGGGCACCCCTTCTTGTGGCTTCGTGCTTACAAGTGTTGCTTAGGGAGCTACCAAATTCTTTGCATAATTCAAAGGTGATGAATGTATTTTGTAGTTCTGAGGGAAGGAAAAGGTTGGCCATGGTGGGGTATGATTCTTTCTTGCTGTACTATTTCCTGAGTCAGGTGGCTATGGAGGAAATCATGGTGTCAAAAACTACAGTTATGTTACTGGAAAGGTTGGGAGAGTGTGCTGCTGAAAGGTGGCAGAAGGCCCTTGCATTCCATCAATTGGGGTGTGTGCTGGTTGAAAGGAAAGAATATAAAGAGGCTCAGCATAGTTTTGAGGTAGCAGCTGAAGCAGGTCATGTGTATTCTGTGGCTGGTGTGGCTAGAACTAAGTACAAGCAGGGTCAGCCATATTCAGCCTATAAGTTAATTAGTTCTCTCATATTTGAGCACAAACCTGCTGGGTGGATGTATCAGGAGCGCGCTCTTTACAACATGGGGAGGGAAAAAAGTTTTGATTTGGATGTTGCAACTGAATTGGACCCCTCCCTTTCATTTCCATATAAATATAGAGCCCTGGCAAAGGTGGAGGAGAAGCAAATAAAGGATGGAATTTTAGAGCTTGATAAGATTATTGGATTCAAGCTCTCTCCTGATTGCTTAGAATTGCGGGCTAGGATGTTTATAGCTCTTAAGGATTATGACAGTGCCATAAGAGATATCAGGGCATTGTTAACTTTGGAACCAAATTATGTAACTTCAAATGAAAAGATCTCAGGGAAATACTTGGTTCATCTCCTTAGCCATGTGGTACAGCAGAAGAGTCAGGCTGAATGCTGGATGCAATTATACGAACAATGGTCTTCTGTAGATGATGTTGGTTCTTTGGCTATTATACATCAGATGCTGGAGAATGAGCCTGGAAAGAGCCTACTAGAGTTTCGTCAGTCTCTACTCCTTTTGAG GTTAAACTGTCAAAAGGCTGCAATGCGCAGTTTGAGGATGGCCAGAAACCATTCTAGCTCAATGCAAGAAAGATTAATTTATGAAGGATGGATTCTATATGATACTGGCTATCGGGATGAAGCGCTGGCTAGGGCTGATAGGTCTATTACAATTCAGAGATCATTTGAAGCCTATTTTCTAAAAGCATATGTGTTAGCAGATACAAGTATGGATCCCGAATCTGCTTCTTATGTTATCGAACTTCTGGAAGAAGCACTTAAATGTCCTTCAGATGGTCTTCGCAAAGGACAA ATTGTGGTAAGCTTGATCTTGCAAAAGCATGCTATGAGAATGCCCTTGCAATTAGGCACACAAGAGCTCATCAAGGTCTAG
- the LOC114396779 gene encoding ethylene-overproduction protein 1-like isoform X1 — translation MRDLKLVERFKSTQVHALNSEATSRRNKATVGARARAITIRSLVSKSKSNTTTTSTTTTTSAVANLVVPLQLPSADTLEPSIEPHLKPINLVEALSELYQRLECCCLQSEKKTSLCVEQFTLLRSLGDQKLLRRCLRTARQNAEDVLSKVVLSAWLRFERREDELEGVPSMDCGGGGGSCVLECPKVNLVKGFSSPCSINDRCQCPQGTKEEATSNEESVFLCLPDEEKKDVSFCIGIEEIDCVRWRIAALSDPFKAMLYGGFAESKMRKIDFSKNGICSKGMRAVEFYSRAKRLDFFCVMTVLELLSFANRFCCEEMKAACDAHLASTVGSADDALTLIDYGLEERAPLLVASCLQVLLRELPNSLHNSKVMNVFCSSEGRKRLAMVGYDSFLLYYFLSQVAMEEIMVSKTTVMLLERLGECAAERWQKALAFHQLGCVLVERKEYKEAQHSFEVAAEAGHVYSVAGVARTKYKQGQPYSAYKLISSLIFEHKPAGWMYQERALYNMGREKSFDLDVATELDPSLSFPYKYRALAKVEEKQIKDGILELDKIIGFKLSPDCLELRARMFIALKDYDSAIRDIRALLTLEPNYVTSNEKISGKYLVHLLSHVVQQKSQAECWMQLYEQWSSVDDVGSLAIIHQMLENEPGKSLLEFRQSLLLLRLNCQKAAMRSLRMARNHSSSMQERLIYEGWILYDTGYRDEALARADRSITIQRSFEAYFLKAYVLADTSMDPESASYVIELLEEALKCPSDGLRKGQALNNLGSIYVDCGKLDLAKACYENALAIRHTRAHQGLARVYHQKNQRKAAYDEMTKLIEKAESNASAYEKRSEYCDREMAKVDLNVATQLDPLRTYPYRYRAAVMMDEQKESEAVDELTKAINFKPDLQMLHLRAAFYEAIGDLSSALQDCQAALCLDPNHTDTLDLYQRARKLSF, via the exons ATGCGAGACCTGAAGCTAGTTGAACGCTTCAAGAGCACCCAAGTTCATGCCCTCAACTCAGAAGCAACTAGCAGAAGAAACAAGGCCACAGTGGGAGCCAGAGCCAGAGCCATCACAATCAGATCATTGGTGTCAAAGTCCAAATCCAACACCACAACAacgtcaacaacaacaacaacctcagcAGTTGCAAACCTCGTTGTTCCCCTTCAGCTCCCTTCTGCTGACACTCTCGAACCTTCCATAGAGCCTCACCTTAAACCCATCAACCTCGTGGAGGCCTTGTCTGAACTTTACCAAAGGCTAGAGTGTTGTTGCCTTCAGTCTGAGAAAAAAACATCACTTTGTGTGGAGCAGTTCACGCTTCTGCGCAGCCTCGGAGATCAGAAGCTTCTGAGAAGGTGTCTAAGGACAGCACGGCAAAACGCTGAGGATGTGCTTTCCAAGGTTGTGCTTTCGGCATGGTTGAGGTTTGAGAGGAGGGAGGATGAGCTTGAGGGTGTGCCTTCAATGgattgtggtggtggtggtggtagttgTGTTCTTGAATGTCCAAAGGTGAATTTGGTGAAAGGGTTTAGTAGTCCTTGTTCAATCAATGATAGGTGCCAGTGTCCACAAGGGACTAAAGAGGAAGCAACTAGCAATGAAGAAAGTGTGTTTTTGTGTTTGCCAGATGAGGAGAAAAAGGATGTTTCTTTTTGCATTGGGATTGAGGAAATTGATTGTGTTAGGTGGAGAATTGCAGCCCTATCTGACCCTTTTAAGGCCATGCTTTATGGTGGCTTTGCTGAGTCCAAGATGAGGAAGATTGATTTCAGCAAAAATGGGATATGCTCAAAGGGTATGAGGGCTGTGGAGTTTTACAGCAGGGCTAAGAGGTTGGACTTTTTCTGTGTCATGACTGTTTTGGAGCTTCTTTCCTTTGCCAATAGGTTCTGTTGTGAGGAGATGAAGGCTGCTTGTGATGCTCATTTGGCTTCAACTGTTGGAAGTGCTGATGATGCATTGACACTTATTGACTATGGATTGGAAGAGAGGGCACCCCTTCTTGTGGCTTCGTGCTTACAAGTGTTGCTTAGGGAGCTACCAAATTCTTTGCATAATTCAAAGGTGATGAATGTATTTTGTAGTTCTGAGGGAAGGAAAAGGTTGGCCATGGTGGGGTATGATTCTTTCTTGCTGTACTATTTCCTGAGTCAGGTGGCTATGGAGGAAATCATGGTGTCAAAAACTACAGTTATGTTACTGGAAAGGTTGGGAGAGTGTGCTGCTGAAAGGTGGCAGAAGGCCCTTGCATTCCATCAATTGGGGTGTGTGCTGGTTGAAAGGAAAGAATATAAAGAGGCTCAGCATAGTTTTGAGGTAGCAGCTGAAGCAGGTCATGTGTATTCTGTGGCTGGTGTGGCTAGAACTAAGTACAAGCAGGGTCAGCCATATTCAGCCTATAAGTTAATTAGTTCTCTCATATTTGAGCACAAACCTGCTGGGTGGATGTATCAGGAGCGCGCTCTTTACAACATGGGGAGGGAAAAAAGTTTTGATTTGGATGTTGCAACTGAATTGGACCCCTCCCTTTCATTTCCATATAAATATAGAGCCCTGGCAAAGGTGGAGGAGAAGCAAATAAAGGATGGAATTTTAGAGCTTGATAAGATTATTGGATTCAAGCTCTCTCCTGATTGCTTAGAATTGCGGGCTAGGATGTTTATAGCTCTTAAGGATTATGACAGTGCCATAAGAGATATCAGGGCATTGTTAACTTTGGAACCAAATTATGTAACTTCAAATGAAAAGATCTCAGGGAAATACTTGGTTCATCTCCTTAGCCATGTGGTACAGCAGAAGAGTCAGGCTGAATGCTGGATGCAATTATACGAACAATGGTCTTCTGTAGATGATGTTGGTTCTTTGGCTATTATACATCAGATGCTGGAGAATGAGCCTGGAAAGAGCCTACTAGAGTTTCGTCAGTCTCTACTCCTTTTGAG GTTAAACTGTCAAAAGGCTGCAATGCGCAGTTTGAGGATGGCCAGAAACCATTCTAGCTCAATGCAAGAAAGATTAATTTATGAAGGATGGATTCTATATGATACTGGCTATCGGGATGAAGCGCTGGCTAGGGCTGATAGGTCTATTACAATTCAGAGATCATTTGAAGCCTATTTTCTAAAAGCATATGTGTTAGCAGATACAAGTATGGATCCCGAATCTGCTTCTTATGTTATCGAACTTCTGGAAGAAGCACTTAAATGTCCTTCAGATGGTCTTCGCAAAGGACAA GCACTAAATAACTTAGGGAGTATTTATGTAGATTGTGGTAAGCTTGATCTTGCAAAAGCATGCTATGAGAATGCCCTTGCAATTAGGCACACAAGAGCTCATCAAGGTCTAGCACGGGTTTATCATCAGAAAAATCAACGAAAAGCTGCATATGATGAGATGACCAAGCTAATTGAGAAGGCAGAGAGCAATGCCTCAGCATATGAGAAACGATCAGAATACTGTGACCGTGAGATGGCAAAGGTTGATCTTAATGTAGCAACCCAACTGGATCCTTTAAGGACATATCCATATAGATACAGGGCAGCAG TGATGATGGATGAGCAAAAGGAATCTGAAGCTGTTGATGAGCTCACCAAGGCCATAAATTTCAAACCTGACTTGCAGATGCTTCATCTCCGAGCAGCATTTTATGAGGCAATAGGGGACCTATCATCAGCACTTCAAGATTGTCAGGCAGCTCTATGCTTGGACCCTAACCATACAGACACACTTGATCTGTATCAAAGGGCACGGAAACTAAGCTTTTAA
- the LOC114396790 gene encoding inactive receptor-like serine/threonine-protein kinase At2g40270, with product MAPFTPSKLLLLTLVFTLSQKQSLCSTLKSEEGLALLALRERVVSDPQGALSSWSGDGDIDPCSWFGVECFHGYVVTLNLKDLCLEGTLAPEIGKLTHIKSIILRNNSFFGEIPKEILHLEKLEVLDLGYNNFSGSLPFDHGSMPSLTTLLLDNNYYLTNLTPELYKLKMNSEFHANEEQLTGATTRELFVCRCHLRHIGQHGDRSYRRQLLKVANDANTPRIQGNVNRGTLKQSASHFAFSLPPDFEPFSSSPSESPSYSPGAAPLSYSPSPLPSPSSIFFTPSPSPSPVVPSPSPVVLPTPGISSPANTLPPEFNWAPSPSPFSNQGNTDSSNQIHHSVIIWFAVGGFSLLILVSAIIFACFQSRKVVAVKPWSTGLSGQLQKAFVKGVPSLKRGEIEAASEYFSNIIGSLPDGTVYKGTLSSGVEIAVASSAVTTAKNWSKSMEAQFRKKIATLSRVNHKNFVNLIGYCEENKPFSRMMVLEYAPNGTLFEHLHIREGEELNWTMRMRIAMGIAYCLEYMHELKPPIAHRNLQSSFIYLTEDYAAKISDLSLWNDMCDTKNGSATTQFLETSSADTKDNVYSFGIVLFELITGRIPLAGNNELLADWAAEYVRWGKSLRDVVDPRLKSLQEEEIEEWSEVIRNCVQPDPEKRPTMKEVTSRLKEITAMGPDGANPKASPLWWAEMAITSTDSS from the exons ATGGCACCATTCACTCCGTCGAAGTTGCTTCTGTTAACTCTGGTTTTCACGTTGAGCCAGAAACAGAGTCTCTGTTCCACGCTCAAGAGCGAAGAAg GTTTGGCGCTGCTGGCGTTGAGGGAGCGAGTGGTGAGTGACCCGCAGGGGGCTTTATCAAGTTGGAGTGGCGATGGAGACATTGATCCTTGCTCGTGGTTCGGTGTGGAGTGTTTTCATGGTTATGTTGTGACCTT gaatttaaaagaCCTTTGTCTTGAAGGAACACTAGCACCAGAAATTGGAAAGCTGACTcacataaaatcaat CATTTTGCGCAACAATTCCTTCTTTGGAGAAATTCCCAAGGAGATACTACACTTAGAAAAATTGGAAGTCCTTGACTTGGGATATAACAACTTTAGTGGATCACTTCCATTTGACCATGGCAGTATGCCATCCCTGACCACTCT TTTATTGGACAACAATTACTATCTTACCAACTTAACTCCAGAGCTGTATAAGCTCAAGATGAATTCTGAATTTCATGCCAATGAAGAACAACTAACTGGTGCCACCACTAGAGAATTATTTGTTTGCAGATGTCATTTACG GCACATTGGCCAACATGGGGATAGATCATACAGGAGGCAACTTCTCAAGGTAGCAAATGATGCTAATACACCTAGAATCCAAGGGAATGTTAACCGAGGGACACTTAAACAATCAGCATCACATTTCGCTTTTTCATTACCCCCAGATTTTGAGCCCTTCTCATCATCACCATCGGAAAGTCCTTCATATTCACCAGGAGCAGCTCCATTATCATATTCGCCTTCGCCATTGCCATCTCCCTCCAGTATTTTTTTCACTCCTTCACCCTCTCCTTCACCTGTAGTACCCTCTCCTTCACCTGTAGTGTTACCAACTCCAGGCATATCATCCCCAGCAAACACACTACCACCCGAGTTTAATTGGGCGCCTAGCCCTTCACCATTTTCTAACCAAGGAAACACAGACAGTTCCAATCAAATACATCATTCGGTGATAATCTGGTTTGCAGTTGGGGGCTTCTCCTTATTGATTTTGGTGTCAGCCATTATTTTTGCTTGTTTCCAAAGTAGGAAGGTTGTGGCTGTTAAACCATGGTCCACAGGGTTGAGTGGCCAGCTGCAGAAAGCTTTCGTAAAAG GTGTGCCAAGTCTCAAACGAGGAGAAATTGAAGCAGCTTCTGAATATTTCAGTAACATCATTGGTTCTCTTCCTGATGGAACTGTCTATAAGGGGACTCTCTCCAGTGGAGTTGAGATAGCTGTAGCATCATCTGCAGTGACCACAGCTAAAAACTGGTCAAAAAGTATGGAAGCTCAATTCAGAAAGAAG ATTGCGACATTATCTAGGGTGAACCACAAGAATTTTGTGAATCTCATTGGGTATTGTGAAGAGAATAAGCCATTCTCAAGAATGATGGTGCTTGAGTATGCTCCAAATGGAACACTATTTGAGCATCTACACA TTAGAGAAGGCGAAGAACTAAATTGGACAATGAGAATGAGGATAGCTATGGGGATAGCCTACTGCCTAGAGTATATGCATGAGCTGAAACCACCCATTGCCCATAGAAACCTGCAATCTTCCTTTATATACCTTACTGAAGATTATGCTGCTAAAATATCAGATCTTAGTTTATGGAATGACATGTGTGATACAAAGAATGGGTCTGCAACCACACAATTCTTGGAAACATCGTCAGCCGATACCAAGGACAATGTTTACAGCTTTGGAATAGTATTGTTTGAGTTGATTACAGGGAGAATTCCCCTTGCTGGGAACAATGAACTTCTGGCAGATTGGGCAGCAGAATATGTAAGGTGGGGGAAATCCTTAAGAGATGTTGTGGATCCAAGGCTGAAGTCTTTGCAGGAAGAAGAGATTGAGGAATGGTCTGAAGTGATAAGAAACTGTGTACAACCAGATCCGGAGAAAAGGCCAACTATGAAAGAAGTTACATCTAGACTCAAGGAAATCACAGCTATGGGGCCTGATGGAGCAAATCCAAAAGCATCACCACTTTGGTGGGCAGAAATGGCAATTACATCCACTGATTCAAGTTGA